The Patagioenas fasciata isolate bPatFas1 chromosome 25, bPatFas1.hap1, whole genome shotgun sequence genome includes a region encoding these proteins:
- the LOC136112380 gene encoding E3 ubiquitin-protein ligase RBBP6-like, producing the protein MEVEDPSTRGALLTNTGKYAIPIINAEAYARRKKEKPPFLPAEPPSSSSSNHDPVPEELLCLICKNITTDAVVIPCCGNSYCDECIRTALLESEEHKCPTCHRTDVSPDALFANKFLRQAVNNFRNGTVYTERVRKQLWQQPPPLVTPPAALVTNAELSSSSSLPISSLSAEKDCQVPAPRQAALPHLLGPQGQSGPTTGPSMRARAMCSAGDKAAWELSKSRCSALSYPGSSYTHCKSRSGSSCTRSDSRSRSRSRSRSHSPLPPSPRRGKGKSLTYRSRSRWRGDHRSGSRSPVFRGQSRTQRTTPQGQGEREYFNRHTAVPLYGMKAAYGRSVEFQDPFEKERYREWERNYGEWSGKPDKGCAAGAQPALPPNRGNFFPERFDPPETRREILPYAWGRREDYPGGHSHENHCIAGDDPEKPSGREHHGTENPTNSKEVKNPLGDDRANKQRFQGKRRREDENEGFPNAELFEDAKKPKRAR; encoded by the exons ATGGAGGTTGAAGATCCCAGCACAAGGGGCGCGCTGCTGACAAACACCGGAAAATACGCAATACCGATTATTAACGC GGAAGCTTATGCgagaaggaagaaggagaaacCTCCATTTTTACCAGCGGaaccgccctcctcctcctcctcaaaccaCGACCCTGTTCCCGAGGAGCTGTTGTGTCTCATTTGTAAAAACATAACGACCGATGCCGTCGTTATTCCCTGCTGTGGAAACAGTTATTGCGATGAAT GTATCAGGACAGCGTTACTGGAATCTGAGGAACATAAATGCCCAACCTGTCACCGGACGGATGTTTCTCCGGATGCTTTATTTGCCAACAAGTTCCTACGCCAG GCTGTGAACAACTTCAGAAATGGAACTGTCTACACAGAAAGGGTCCgtaagcagctctggcagcagccgcCACCGCTGGTgacacctcctgctgctctggtgaCAAACGCGGAACTTTCCAGCTCTTCCTCTCTGCCCATCAGCAGTTTGTCAGCAGAGAAG GACTGCCAGGTTCCTGCTCCAAGACAAGCGGCTTTACCACATCTCCTGGGCCCCCAAGGACAATCAGGCCCCACAACCG GTCCGTCAATGAGAGCCAGGGCAATGTGCTCAGCAGGTGACAAAGCAGCCTGGGAACT GTCCAAGTCTCGCTGTAGTGCTTTGTCTTACCCTGGAAGTTCGTACACCCACTGCAAGTCACGATCAGGCTCCTCCTGCACTCGCTCCGACTCTCGATCACGGAGCCGTTCCCGTTCCCGCTCCCACTCGCCATTGCCGCCGTCtccaagaagaggcaaagggaagAGTCTCACCTATCGCTCCAGGTCAAGGTGGCGTGGTGATCACCGCTCAGGGTCAAGGTCTCCAGTATTCAGAGGCCAGTCTCGCACTCAAAGGACCACACCTCAAGGGCAAGGAGAAAGGGAGTATTTTAACAGACACACAGCGGTTCCACTATATGGTATGAAAGCTGCCTATGGCAGATCGGTTGAATTTCAGGAtccatttgaaaaggaaagatacaGAGAATGGGAGAGGAACTATGGAGAATGGTCTGGAAAGCCTGAcaagggctgtgctgctggtgctcagccTGCACTTCCACCGAACAGAGGGAACTTTTTTCCAGAGAGGTTTGATCCACCTGAGACCAGACGAGAGATTTTGCCTTACGCTTGGGGACGTAGGGAGGATTACCCTGGTGGGCACAGCCATGAAAATCATTGTATAGCTGGAGATGACCCTGAAAAGCCTTCTGGAAGAGAGCACCATGGCACGGAAAATCCAACAAACTCAAAAGAGGTGAAAAACCCACTTGGAGATGACAGAGCAAATAAACAGAGATTccaagggaagagaagaagagaggatgAGAATGAAGGTTTTCCCAATGCTGAGCTCTTTgaagatgcaaaaaaacccaagagagccaggTAG